GGTTACGATCCCGGTTCGATTGGAATTAGCGGCGTTCAAGAAAAGTTCTTAACGCTCGAAACTTCGAAACAGATCGCTAAGAAATTACGGGCGGCCGGTGCTAATGTATTATTAACAAGATCAAGCGATGAGTACGTTTCATTACATGATCGAGTGGAAATTAGTCGGGCATATGCTACTCACGCATTTATCAGCGTACATTATAATGCGCATCCAAATTCTGCTGCACACGGCATAAACACATTCTACTATTCTGCAACAGACCAGAAGTTAGCAGAGAGCGTTCATCGAGGCCTTACCTCTTCCATTTCGATACGTGATCGTGGTACTGCGCCAAATAACTATTATGTTCTAAGAAATAACGATGCACCTTCGATATTATTAGAGCTAGGATTCATTACCAATTATTCCGATTTCGTGAATATTCGATCCAATCCATTTCAACATCAAGTAGCGAGTGGAATTACCAATGGTTTAAAAGCCTATTTTGCAAATTAAACAAACGTTATGCCACAATAAGCTGCCTTTCATGTAAAAGAGGCAGCTTTTGTGTAGCGTTTAAAGTAACGCACTTTATTCCAACTTTATATTTTTCTGAAAAATATATTGTTCACCAACTTGACCTTGAACTCTTCTTCCTGTATCCTCAAACCCACCGGCTAGATATACTTTTTGTGCAAGTTTATTTTTGCGATTCACCCCCAAAACAACCTTTCTTACATCTGGAA
This genomic interval from Virgibacillus pantothenticus contains the following:
- a CDS encoding N-acetylmuramoyl-L-alanine amidase, whose translation is MKNVYLVLTSLAIMLTTLFLLPHSSHAANGDVYDVGQAVLNVRSGPSLDSEIVGQLQAGDQLIEFNEQYGWVQTYFEGKEAWVAKHHLVPTTQNKPVQVQVQTPSYEETKTAPAQPQPNVQANNAGTSLYGYNIMLDPGHGGYDPGSIGISGVQEKFLTLETSKQIAKKLRAAGANVLLTRSSDEYVSLHDRVEISRAYATHAFISVHYNAHPNSAAHGINTFYYSATDQKLAESVHRGLTSSISIRDRGTAPNNYYVLRNNDAPSILLELGFITNYSDFVNIRSNPFQHQVASGITNGLKAYFAN